A genomic region of Zea mays cultivar B73 chromosome 6, Zm-B73-REFERENCE-NAM-5.0, whole genome shotgun sequence contains the following coding sequences:
- the LOC100277025 gene encoding uncharacterized protein isoform X1, with amino-acid sequence MGRKRKELLSSAPWRTGEAAEDEDAARMSREGKVSVTSNPGETPTMSMPRSKRQDLDLTVDDFEEDEIDPELRYSFQRNSRFLKRVFSVDTLVKPLPPVMAYSVSRNINFFFRIFTQFWVTQMPENVLLLCERNSRVLMWDVLLYVHIIAERATYL; translated from the exons ATGGGGCGGAAGCGGAAGGAGCTGCTGTCGTCGGCTCCATGGAGGACGGGGGAGGCGGCGGAGGACGAGGACGCGGCAAGGATGAGCCGCGAGGGGAAGGTCAGCGTCACCAGCAACCCCGGGGAGACGCCCACCATGAGCATGCCCCGGAGCAAGCGCCAGGACCTCGACCTCACCGTCGACGACTTCGAGGAGGACGAGATCGACCCTGAGCTGCGCTACTCCTTCCAGCGGAACAGCAGG TTTCTGAAGAGAGTTTTTAGCGTGGACACACTTGTCAAGCCTCTCCCTCCTGTAATGGCATACAGCGTATCCCGCAATATAAACTTCTTCTTCCGGATCTTCACACAGTTTTGGG TTACCCAGATGCCTGAAAATGTTTTACTTCTATGCGAACGGAATAGTAGGGTGCTGATGTGGGATGTCTTGCTCTACGTACATATAATAGCTGAGAGAGCAACTTATCTCTAA
- the LOC100277025 gene encoding uncharacterized protein LOC100277025 gives MGRKRKELLSSAPWRTGEAAEDEDAARMSREGKVSVTSNPGETPTMSMPRSKRQDLDLTVDDFEEDEIDPELRYSFQRNSRFLKRVFSVDTLVKPLPPVMAYSVSRNINFFFRIFTQFWDEEGIANAQKSLGLGNEDGSRRMR, from the exons ATGGGGCGGAAGCGGAAGGAGCTGCTGTCGTCGGCTCCATGGAGGACGGGGGAGGCGGCGGAGGACGAGGACGCGGCAAGGATGAGCCGCGAGGGGAAGGTCAGCGTCACCAGCAACCCCGGGGAGACGCCCACCATGAGCATGCCCCGGAGCAAGCGCCAGGACCTCGACCTCACCGTCGACGACTTCGAGGAGGACGAGATCGACCCTGAGCTGCGCTACTCCTTCCAGCGGAACAGCAGG TTTCTGAAGAGAGTTTTTAGCGTGGACACACTTGTCAAGCCTCTCCCTCCTGTAATGGCATACAGCGTATCCCGCAATATAAACTTCTTCTTCCGGATCTTCACACAGTTTTGGG atgaagaaggaattgCCAATGCCCAGAAGTCCCTTGGACTGGGGAACGAGGACGGCTCCCGCCGAATGCGCTGA